The following coding sequences lie in one Rutidosis leptorrhynchoides isolate AG116_Rl617_1_P2 chromosome 6, CSIRO_AGI_Rlap_v1, whole genome shotgun sequence genomic window:
- the LOC139852874 gene encoding proline--tRNA ligase, cytoplasmic-like, producing MGIWEILQNFFDPEIKKMKIKPCYFPLFVTNNSLQKQIDHIENFAPELAWVTKSGDTDLEKPIAVRPTSETIMYPYFAKWIRGHRDLPLKLNQWCSVFRWEFNNPMPFIRSREFLWQEGHTAHATKEEADIEVHEIFELYRRLYEEYLAVPVVKGLKSELEKFAGDLYSATVEAFIPNSGRGVQGATSHCLGQNFAEMFDIKFENEKKETSLVWQNAWGFSIRTIGVMVMVHGDDKGLVLPPKVASVQVIVIPVPFKDADVEEIISACSSTVKTLCGLGIRVEADLREYYSPGWKHSHWEMKGVPLRIEIGPKDLANNQVRTVRRDNGEKFDIPMTDLGDKVKGMLDDIQQSMFNVARQKRDACIQVIKTWDEFIEALGQKKLILAPWCDEKEVEKEVIAKTKGETGVAKTLCSPFDQPKLLEGTLCFASGKPAKKWTYWGRSY from the exons atGGGCATTTGGGAAATACTGCAA AACTTCTTCGATCCAGAAATTAAGAAAATGAAGATTAAACCTTGTTACTTCCCACTTTTTGTGACCAATAATTCTCTACAAAAGCAGATAGATCACATTGAGAATTTTGCTCCCGAG CTTGCTTGGGTCACAAAATCTGGTGACACTGATTTGGAGAAACCAATTGCCGTTCGCCCAACTAGTGAAACTATCATGTATCCATATTTTGCTAAGTGGATCAGAGGACATCGCGACTTGCCTTTAAAACTTAATCAATGGTGTAGTGTTTTTCGATGGGAATTCAATAACCCTATGCCTTTTATCAG GAGCCGTGAGTTTCTTTGGCAAGAAGGCCACACTGCACATGCAACGAAGGAGGAGGCAGATATTGAG GTTCACGAAATTTTTGAACTTTACAGACGTCTATATGAGGAGTACCTGGCTGTCCCTGTTGTGAAAGGGTTAAAAAGTGAGCTGGAGAAATTTGCTGGTGACTTATATAGTGCTACTGTTGAG GCATTCATACCAAATAGTGGACGTGGTGTACAAGGTGCAACCTCACATTGCTTGGGTCAGAATTTTGCTGAGATGTTTGATATCAAGTTTGAGAATGAAAAGAAAGAAACGTCTTTGGTCTGGCAAAATGCTTGGGGATTCAGTATTAGAACG ATTGGCGTGATGGTGATGGTTCATGGTGACGATAAAGGCCTGGTTTTACCCCCTAAAGTTGCATCAGTACAAGTTATAGTGATTCCCGTGCCTTTCAAAGATGCAGATGTTGAAGAAATTATAAGCGCTTGTTCATCTACTGTAAAAACGTTATGCGGTTTAGGTATTCGGGTCGAAGCAGACCTTAGAGAGTACTACTCACCTGGTTGGAAGCATTCTCACTGGGAAATGAAAGGTGTCCCTCTCAGGATTGAAATAGGACCAAAGGATCTAGCTAATAACCAG GTGCGTACTGTTCGTCGTGACAATGGAGAAAAATTTGATATTCCTATGACTGATTTAGGTGATAAAGTAAAGGGAATGCTGGATGATATTCAGCAAAGCATGTTTAATGTTGCTAGGCAAAAACGAGATGCGTGTATTCAAGTTATCAAAACTTGGGATGAGTTCATTGAAGCATTAGGCCAAAAGAAGTTAATATTGGCTCCATGGTGTGATGAAAAG GAAGTTGAGAAGGAAGTTATAGCAAAGACAAAAGGGGAGACTGGAGTGGCTAAGACGCTTTGTTCTCCATTCGACCAGCCCAAACTCCTTGaag GTACGCTATGCTTTGCATCTGGGAAACCTGCAAAGAAATGGACTTACTGGGGCAGAAGTTATTAA